ATTCGGATGCGGCGGGTTCAGCCGGGGGGGCCGCTTCCGGCGCCGTTGGCTGGGGCAGCGGCCCGGGCGGAGCCACTTCGGGCGCCGTTGTTGGGGCGGCTCCCGGCGCGCAAGCAGCTATAAGCAGGGCGACCACCAGCACTAAGGTTGCAGAACGCGTCACGGGCCATCCTCCCTTGGCAGACCGCGCGGAATCGCGCTGGGTGTCTCTTTGACGCCACAACATACCACCGTTTCCTTATGGTTGGGTTAATGTCCACCTCACTACCGGATGTCCGCCTCTCACCCTTGGCTGGCCCCGACTCCGGCCACCCGCTATACTCAGCATGGCTGGATGCCAACTGGGGACTGCCGACCCAGTCGGCCGAACGCGCTCGGCCCTTCCGGCATCCACCAACTGGATGGGACCCACCCCCCGCCTGAGAGGTCCGTATGAGCCAAGCCCTAGTCGAATGCATCCCCAACTTCTCTGAGGGTCGTCGCCGGGAAGTGGTCGACGACATCGCCGGCGCGATCTCCGGCACGCCGCGGGTGCGCGTGCTGGACGTCCACATGGACGCCGATCACAACCGCTCGGTGATCACCTTCGTCGGGCCCCCGGACGGCGCAGCCCAGGCCGCCTTCTCTGCAATCCGCCGCGCCGCCCAGCTCATCGACTTGAACCACCATCAGGGCGAGCACCCGCGCATTGGTGCGACGGATGTGGTGCCCTTCGTCCCCCTCTCCGGGGCCAGCATGCAGGATTGCATCGCACTGGCCCGCTCGCTCGGCGACCGCGTCGCCAGCGAGCTCGGCATCCCCGTCTATCTGTACGAGGCAGCCGCCACCCGCCCGGAGCGCGTCAACCTGGAGAACCTGCGCAAGGGGGAATACGAGGGCTTGAAGGCGGCCATCGAGAGTGACCCGGATCGGGCGCCCGACTTCGGGCCGAAACGGCTCGGGCCGGCCGGGGCGACCGTGATCGGGGCGCGCACTCCGTTGATTGCCTACAACGTCTACCTGACAACTGACGATGTCCAGATCGCCAAGAAGATCGCCTCTGCCATTCGCCAGTCATCGGGTGGGTTGCCCCATGTCAAGGCCCTGGGGATGCTCGTCGACGGCCGCGCCCAGGTATCGATGAATCTGACCAACTACCCACAGACGTCCATCGCCAGGGTGCAAGAGGCCATCGGGCATGCGGCGAAGGAGCTGGGCGTCGAGATTCATCACGCCGAACTCGTTGGGCTGGTGCCCCAGCAGGCGCTGATCGATGCCGCCCGCTGGCATCTGCAGTTGGACCCGTTCCATTCCGATCAGATCCTCGAGAACCGCCTGTACTCCGCCGCAGGCGCCTCCCCGGAGGCTTCGTTCGTCGACGCCCTGGCGGATGGCACGCCCACCCCGGGTGGCGGATCGGCGGCGGCCCAGGCGGGCGCCATGGCGGCGGCCCTGGTAGCGATGGTGGGACGACTGACGGTCGGCAAGAAGAAGTACGCCGACGTCGAGAGCCGAATGGAGGAGATCATCGACCAGGCGGAAGGGCTGCGCCGGTCGCTGCAGACCGCAGTCGAGGCCGACTCGGCGGCCTTTGATCAGGTGATGGCTGCCAGGCGTTTGCCGAAGGGAACGACGGCGGAGCAGACGGCTCGCGCCAGCGCTCTCGAGCAGGCCACGCGCCGCGCCACCGAGGTCCCGCTGAGCGTGGCGGAGCAGGCCCGCCAGGTGCTGGAGCTGGCCTGCGAGGTAGCCGAGACCGGAAACGTGAATGCCGCCAGCGATTCCGGATCGGCCGGGGCGCTGGCCCGGGCCTGCCTGACGGCGGCCGGGTTGAACGTGCAGATCAACGCTTCCGGCCTCGAAGACCGGGCGATGGCCCAGGCGTGGATGCAGGTGCTGGAGGAGCTCGAGCGCGGGGCGGGTGAGGCGGAGGACCGGCTGCGCCAGGCAATCCACGACCGGGCCGGTCTGGGCGGGTGAGCGAAGACCAGATTCTGGCATCGCCCAGCTTGAAGCAGCCCAGGCGCGAACGGGCTGGGCGAGCCAGCGGGCGACCGCCGGCGAGCGAAGCGATGCCGGCTGGAAAGTTCGGGGGCTACCAGCCGCTGGCGGCGAACATCCGCTGCAGGAAATCGAGGCGTTCCTCGGCCGTCATCGGCCGCGGCCGAGCGTAGTCCTCGATCAGCCCCGTCAGCAACTCGGTGCTGATGTGCCGGCCATCATAGAACACGTGGCGGTCGACAAACATCTCCCGGTTCTCCATCCGATCCATCTGATCGAAGAACAGGTTTCCCGGTCCGTAGTGGATGAACCCCCCGTTGTAGAACTCGAATCCTTGCGGCTGGTGCGCTTGACTTCCGCTGACGATCACCGCGCCGGCGTCGATGGCGCGGCGGAAGGCCTCTTCCTGGAGTGGCAGCGGGCTCGAGCGATCGGCCTCTCCCCACTGGTAGGTGAAGACTGGCAGATACCCCTCGGCCCGCAGATCGGCGACCACCTGCAACAGGCGCTCGTCGTAGCAGGGTGCCGCGCCAGGAGCGTTGTCTTTGGCCTGGGCATAGCCCGGCCCGGGCGCGTTGCAGCCGATGAACGCCAGGCGGTTGCCGTTGTGCTCGAGGCGCACCGGGCGCAGCGCCTCGGCCAGGTCTTGACCGCCGGCGAAGTAGTTCCAGCCGCGCTCACGATACATGCCGAGTGTGTTGAGGAAGGCCGCCGGCCCCCAATCCAGGATGTGGTTCCCGGTCAGCTCCACCAGGTCGGTGCCGATGTCCTCCAGCAAGCCGATGTTCTCGGGTGCGCTGCAGAAGCGCAGCGTGTCCGAGCCGGGATTCGGCGACGGGCAGTCATCGGCGAAGGCCACCTCGTTGCTGATGTGGGTGATATCCGCGGTGCGCAGCCAGTCTCCGATGTCGCGCGCCGGGTAGGTGATCCCCTTGCCCGCCATGCGCCAGGCGGTGGCCCGCGTCAGGGCCGTCACACCGGTCATGACCAGGCGCGTCAGGCGGGAGGGATCTCGGTTGCTCGCCGGCCACGCCTGCGCCAGCGCTTGTGCCAGCGCCCCCGCTACCTCAGGTTGGCCGCTGACGCCGAGCGATAGGGCCAGAGGATAGGTGGCGGGATCGAAGGCAGGATCCAGCGGAGACTGCCCATCCACCGGCAGCACCCTCCAGCGCGGCTCGATGGCTTCGAACGCCAGCAGCGCCAGCGCCGGCCGGGCCGTCCACGCCTGATCCACGAGCTGCTCACCCGGGACGACGACGACCGCCTCGGACGGCGGGCCGAGAAGCGCCTGGAGCGGAGCGAGGTCCTCGGTGCGAACAAACACTGGACCGCCATCGGGCTGATCCCCGGACCATTTGGCTTGCAGCTGCTCCATGGCTAGGCCTTCCTCCACCGAGGCGAAGGGCGCCGCCAGGGCATACACCCAGCGTGAGACTTCGATCTCGCCTCGCACCTCCGCTCGGAGGTCGGAGGCATCCACCTGACTCGCCGGTTCGACACGGCGTCCGGCGAGGGCCTGCACCCCGGCTACGCCGGGCTGCAGCGAGAGCGGCAGAGCCGGATCAAGCCAGACCCGAACAACCTCCGGCGTCGGAGTGGCCTGCTCCGGGACGAAGGCCGTTGCCGAGGCAGGCGGCACGGCCGGCGGGCTGGCGCCGGACGTCAGGAAGTTGGGGAAGTTGCAGCCGGCCGCCAACAGCGACATTGCCAGGCTGCCGACAAGGGCAGCAGCAAGCCGGGATCGATTCAACCAACGTCGGGTCCGTCGATGGGTATCCATGAAGTGGCCGACACGCACGCGGCCGCAGACGAGCTCTGCCAGCCGACGTGCAATCATATCCTCAATACTCGGTCTCGCGGCTGAGCACGAACACCGAAAGCAGCGCCGCTTCCCCGGATTCTCTCAGCTTCTCGACATCGATCCCGGCTAGAGTGTCGGACGGCAGATGGGCCGAGGCATCCGACCCGTCCCAGCTCAGGTAAGCCGAGGCGGCCTCCCGCCCGCCCATGGGTGCCAGCGTTGGCAGGCCGAAGTGCGTTGTGCGCCCGGTGCTCGTCACCCCGACCCCGACCTTTCCGCCGATCTCCTGGAAGAGCTTCGCCAGCCGGTAGCTCGTCCCCTCACCTAGCGCCAGCTGGTCGCCGCTGCCGGCGCCCACCCCGGTGATTTCCAGGACGGTCTCGACCTCCAGCTGGTTGAAGCCCGTGGCAGCCCCCATGACTTCGGCCACGCTCAGGCTCTCCCAGCGATCCCCCCCCGGCCAGGCGACGAACACCACGGTTTTCAACGGCCTGACCGGGCTCTCCTCCAGCACACGGGCGATCTCGAGCATCGCCGCCACACCGCTGGCGTTGTCGTTGGCACCGGCATACCGGGTGCCATCCGGCCCAACCCCCAGCCCGTCATAGTGCGCCGCCACCATGATGACCAGGCTGTCGAGTCCGCGCGGGCCGGAGGACTCCATCACCGACCCTGTGCCGGGAATGTAGCCGACG
The nucleotide sequence above comes from Anaerolineales bacterium. Encoded proteins:
- a CDS encoding CapA family protein; this translates as MIARRLAELVCGRVRVGHFMDTHRRTRRWLNRSRLAAALVGSLAMSLLAAGCNFPNFLTSGASPPAVPPASATAFVPEQATPTPEVVRVWLDPALPLSLQPGVAGVQALAGRRVEPASQVDASDLRAEVRGEIEVSRWVYALAAPFASVEEGLAMEQLQAKWSGDQPDGGPVFVRTEDLAPLQALLGPPSEAVVVVPGEQLVDQAWTARPALALLAFEAIEPRWRVLPVDGQSPLDPAFDPATYPLALSLGVSGQPEVAGALAQALAQAWPASNRDPSRLTRLVMTGVTALTRATAWRMAGKGITYPARDIGDWLRTADITHISNEVAFADDCPSPNPGSDTLRFCSAPENIGLLEDIGTDLVELTGNHILDWGPAAFLNTLGMYRERGWNYFAGGQDLAEALRPVRLEHNGNRLAFIGCNAPGPGYAQAKDNAPGAAPCYDERLLQVVADLRAEGYLPVFTYQWGEADRSSPLPLQEEAFRRAIDAGAVIVSGSQAHQPQGFEFYNGGFIHYGPGNLFFDQMDRMENREMFVDRHVFYDGRHISTELLTGLIEDYARPRPMTAEERLDFLQRMFAASGW
- the ftcD gene encoding glutamate formimidoyltransferase — encoded protein: MSQALVECIPNFSEGRRREVVDDIAGAISGTPRVRVLDVHMDADHNRSVITFVGPPDGAAQAAFSAIRRAAQLIDLNHHQGEHPRIGATDVVPFVPLSGASMQDCIALARSLGDRVASELGIPVYLYEAAATRPERVNLENLRKGEYEGLKAAIESDPDRAPDFGPKRLGPAGATVIGARTPLIAYNVYLTTDDVQIAKKIASAIRQSSGGLPHVKALGMLVDGRAQVSMNLTNYPQTSIARVQEAIGHAAKELGVEIHHAELVGLVPQQALIDAARWHLQLDPFHSDQILENRLYSAAGASPEASFVDALADGTPTPGGGSAAAQAGAMAAALVAMVGRLTVGKKKYADVESRMEEIIDQAEGLRRSLQTAVEADSAAFDQVMAARRLPKGTTAEQTARASALEQATRRATEVPLSVAEQARQVLELACEVAETGNVNAASDSGSAGALARACLTAAGLNVQINASGLEDRAMAQAWMQVLEELERGAGEAEDRLRQAIHDRAGLGG